Genomic segment of Erythrobacter sp. BLCC-B19:
GTTCGCGCAACCAGCATTCGGCCCGGTCGAAAGCGGCGTCGTAGCTCTCCCCGTCCGGCGACCTGAAAAACCAGTCGAATGGTGTGGAGCCATCGAGCAAGCCCGGCCATTGTGCGTCGATATCAATATGTGTCAGGCCGTCCCATGAACCCAAGGACACCTCGGCCAGACGATCATCATCTTGAGCGGCAGGAAGATCTGCGCATTCAGCAATGATTGCTGCTGTCTGACGCGTTCTTCCCAGCGGGCTGGTGACGAAGGTATCGAACGAGATGCCCAACCCGGCGAGGCGCTGGCCAATATGCACGGCCTGCTTGACGCCAGTGTCGGTGAGGGCTGAATCCAGCTTTCCCTGGAAACGACCCTGAGCGTTCCATGCCGTTTCACCATGGCGGATCAGATAGATTTCATTCATTGGCGGTTTGAGTATGCCGATTGCAGGAGCGTTCGCAAACGTTCCGCAATGTCTGCAACGGGGTCGATTGCTGAAGGGCAGCATTTTTCCAGGAGAGAGGCAAAGCCGCCATTTGCGGCCCGATCATAGCGGTGACGGCTGCCGACCCAGAGCCGGTCCTTTGCGGCACCCTTCAGGATTGTCGGGTTTGGACAGATGCTGCCCTTCAGTTGATACACGCGAGCAAGCCGCCGCATGGGCTGAACTTGCGCGAGCAACATAAGGGGAGCATTTAGAACAAATGGTGCCCAATCAAAAACGCTCTCAAGATTTCAATGTCCAGCGATTGTTCCGTGATCTTGACCGCACAGACATCGGCGATCCCGAAAAGCTTTATGCCCTAGAAGCGTTGGGCTTGGGTGGACGCCTCACATGGGACGATTTGCTGGCATCATCTCGTGTCTTGCTGATCTCCGCTGCGGGGGCCGGCAAGACCCACGAGTGCCGAGAAACGGCAAGGCGGCTTTTCGCTGATGGGAAGGCGGCGTTCTTCCTCACCCTCGA
This window contains:
- a CDS encoding histidine phosphatase family protein; this encodes MNEIYLIRHGETAWNAQGRFQGKLDSALTDTGVKQAVHIGQRLAGLGISFDTFVTSPLGRTRQTAAIIAECADLPAAQDDDRLAEVSLGSWDGLTHIDIDAQWPGLLDGSTPFDWFFRSPDGESYDAAFDRAECWLRERQGVTLAVSHGLVGRIIRGAYSSLPKAEALGLPVPQDVIWRLSGGRIEAISVI